The following coding sequences are from one Triticum aestivum cultivar Chinese Spring chromosome 5A, IWGSC CS RefSeq v2.1, whole genome shotgun sequence window:
- the LOC123106270 gene encoding 3beta-hydroxysteroid-dehydrogenase/decarboxylase, which translates to MDMCPVGGCDRREPRRLCAVTGGRGFMASHLVTALLGSGDWSVRITDLGPQAALSPAESDGLLGAALRDGRAAYVSVDVCELAQLTKALEGVDTVFHTAAADHTNNNFQLHYKVNVEGTRNVIEACNTCKVKTLIYTSSSGVVFDGVHGLFGVDESTPYPDKFPDAYTETKAEAEKMVIKSNGRNELVTCCIRPGSIFGPGDTIVPILVSYGGMMIIVGDGKNCDDFVYVENVAHGHVCAEKTLSTIDGAKRSGGKAYFITNMEPVNMWDFVYMILEELGYKSRFRLRIPSYFLKPITYLVDWSYHNIFSHYGMRQPGMLTSASIKYATLNRTFNCNNAAQQLGYKPIVSLKEGVKMTTDFYRRLRA; encoded by the exons ATGGATATGTGCCCGGTTGGCGGCTGCGACCGCCGGGAACCACGTCGTTTGTGCGCGGTGACCGGTGGGCGGGGATTCATGGCGAGTCACCTGGTGACGGCGCTGCTCGGCTCGGGAGATTGGTCTGTGCGGATCACCGACCTTGGCCCCCAGGCTGCCCTGTCTCCTGCCGAGAGTGATGGACTCCTGGGCGCTGCCCTCCGCGATGGCCGCGCCGCCTACGTCTCTGTCGACGTCTGCGAATTAGCCCAGCTTACAAAAG CTTTGGAAGGGGTAGATACTGTTTTCCACACTGCTGCGGCGGATCATACCAACAACAACTTCCAACTTCATTACAAGGTTAATGTCGAGG GTACGAGGAATGTCATCGAGGCTTGTAACACATGCAAGGTTAAAACACTCATATATACTAGTTCCAGTGGAGTTGTATTCGATGGAGTTCATGGCCTCTTTGGCGTAGACGAATCTACACCGTATCCAGATAAG TTTCCCGACGCATACACAGAGACAAAGGCAGAAGCAGAAAAGATGGTGATAAAGTCCAACGGAAGAAATGAGCTTGTCACTTGCTGTATACGTCCTGGCAGCATTTTTGGTCCTGGAGACACGATAGTGCCAATTTTAGTATCTTATGGAGGAATGATG ATCATTGTTGGTGATGGCAAGAATTGTGATGATTTTGTATATGTTGAGAATGTAGCGCATGGTCATGTATGTGCTGAAAAAACTCTTTCTACCATAGACGGTGCAAAGAGAAGTGGAGGCAAA GCCTATTTTATAACAAATATGGAGCCTGTAAATATGTGGGACTTTGTTTATATGATTTTGGAAGAACTTGGATACAAAAG CCGATTCAGATTAAGAATACCTTCGTATTTTCTCAAGCCAATAACATATCTGGTAGATTGGAGCTACCATAATATATTCTCTCACTATGGAATGCGTCAACCTGGCATGCTAACTTCCGCAAGCATTAAGTATGCAACGCTGAATAGAACGTTCAACTGCAACAATGCTGCTCAACAACTTGGTTACAAACCAATAGTGTCACTCAAG GAGGGAGTAAAGATGACTACTGATTTCTACAGGCGATTAAGAGCATGA